TCCGCCTGTTGACAGATCCATAACAGCATCTGCGCCTGCATCTACTGCTGCTTTTAATTTTTCAATCTCTAAATCTATATCAACTTTGTCCTGCGATGTGCCGATATTTGCATTGACCTTTGTGCGCAAACCCGCGCCAATAGCAAGCGGCTCAATATCATGTTTTTTATTCTTTGTGATAACAATGTTTCCCTCTGCAATGCCCTTTCTTACAAATTCAGGGCTGACCCCTTCTTTTATTGCAGCCTTTTTCATCTCA
The sequence above is drawn from the Deltaproteobacteria bacterium genome and encodes:
- a CDS encoding phosphomethylpyrimidine synthase ThiC, with amino-acid sequence MTQLIKARENITTPEMKKAAIKEGVSPEFVRKGIAEGNIVITKNKKHDIEPLAIGAGLRTKVNANIGTSQDKVDIDLEIEKLKAAVDAGADAVMDLSTGGDIDKIRKAIIKESPVSIGTVPVYQAALEAVNKGKSFVEL